CTTCATCCTCCACCTCCGCCCAAAAACGGAGGTCTAGCAGGACTGGCCCCTTTTTAATCCGGTGAGACTGGCCGATCCGTGGCCCCTTTTATTCCCGGTGTTCTCAGATTATTTCTAGAAAGCTGATACAGAATTTGTGAAGTGTACGCTCTGGATCGTCAAGCCGCTCTAGCAGAGTAGCTATATGAGCGCGATATTCAATATTCAGACTATCGATAACTGCAGAGAATAGATCTCCTTTTGAAGAAAAATAAGTCCAAAGAGTTGCTTTCGATCCACCGATTTCGGTAGCAATACTGGACATGGTTGTGGCAAAATATCCCTTCGCCAAAAACGACGAGGTAGCGATCGCCAATATCATATCGCGGCGGCCTTGCCGCCGGCTCTCCCGACGGCTTAGTGATTTGGATTCTAATATAATCACGGATTTTCTAACCAAGCGGGATAAATAAACTCCGTAGCTCGTAAACTTGCAATGGGTGGCTCCGAAGGGGATCGGATATGCATGTCGCGCCTATGCGCTTGCTGAGGGAACAATGCTGTCGGCAATCGCATTCGCGAGATCCTCCGCCACGGGCTTGAGCATCGGCGCGATCAGCAGGTTGAGCACGCCGCCCGCCATGCCGGTCGCTTGGACGGTCAGCCGAAAGGCCAGTTGTGTCTCACCCGCTGCGCCGCTCTGCGGCGCAGCGGGTGACGAGGACCGCGTGCCCGTCAGCAGGCCAAGGATATACCGCGGCATCCATGCGAGCAGCCGCGACAGCCCGAGAGCTTCCGGCTGAGGGGGAAGAGCGGGGTGCTCTGACGTCAATTCCCGCGCGATGAAATTGCCGTTGCCGACGACCGGCTCGTTGACGCCCTCGAGCGTGAAACTCACCCGCCCGCTTTCGTCCCATTCGGTGACCAGCGCCTTGAACTCGGCCACGCGGGTCAGGCCGCCCAGTTCGCCCTTCAAATGCCAGATCGATTCCGTATCGCTCAGCTTCTCGTGCCGCTGATAACCGGTCACCAGCGGCGCCCAATTGTCCATGTCGCGCACGAACGGCCAGACTTCGGAAAACGGCGCCGCGACGATCCGCTCATGTTCTACCGACGGCATCGATCAGAACCTGTTGCCGACGGCCGCCGCATTGCGGCCTGCGATATGTCCGAATACCAGCCCTGGCCCCAGATTTCCGCCGGCGCCCGGATAGGCCATGCCGGTGAAACCGCCGCTGACATTGCCGGCGGCGTAGAGACCGTCGATCGCGCCTCCCCGCACGTTCATCACCTCGGACTTCGCGTTGATCTTGGGCCCGCCCTTCGTGCTGAGCACACCCGAATAGACCCGGCAGGCATGGAACGGGCCTCGCTCGATCGGCCCCAGCGTCTGCAGCGCGCCCTCGCGCGACTGGTCGCCATAGGCCAGATCATAGCGACTGCTGCCGCGTCCGAAATCAGGATCACAGCGCTGCTCGACATGCGCATTATACCGCTCCACCGCGGCCTCCAGGCCGTCAGGATCGACGCCGATCTTGCCTGCAAGCTCGCGCAAGCTGTCTGCCGTTTCAATCCAGCTAGGGATCGGATCGCCGGGAAAGCGCGTGGCAAAAGGATAGCTATCCATGTAGCTCTGATCAACGATGATCCACGCTGGCAGATTCGGATAATCGAATGTCATCGCATCGAAATTGTGCATGACCCGGCCGACATCATTGTAATTATGCGCCTCGTTGACGAAGCGTTGGCCCGCGCGGTTCACCATAATCGACCGCGGATTGGAACGTTCGCTCCCTGTCAGCCGATAAAGCTGTCGACCTTCATATTCCTCGCCTGGAATACAGATTGACGGCATCCAAACGGCCTCGTTCGTGTTCGCAATCGCCGCATGCACCTCCATTGCCATGATCAGGCCGTCCCCCTCGTTGAACGGCGGGCTCAGCGGAGCCTCTATCGGGCCTGCAACATGGTCCTTCACCAGCCCCTCGCTCCACTCGAACCCACCGCTCGCCAGGATTACGCCGCGCCGCGCGCCGATTCTGTGCGTCTGCCCTTCGCTTTCATATTCGAGGCCTACCACCGCATCGTTCTCGATCATCAACCGGCGCGCACGCGCGTTCCGCCGAAACACCACCCCTTTGTCCAGCGCGCCCTTGATCAGACCCGCCATCAGCGCCATCCCGAGACCGACAAGACCCTTCGCCATCCGATCCCCGATCACCACAGGGTCCAGCATATCCAGACCACGCTCGATGTCCTCCCAGCACACCGGAATCGGAATGCAAGGGGCTTGTCGAAGATGGGGGCGCAGATCGCCCAGCCCCGCCGTCGGAAACAATTCCGCCGTGACCGACCGGCCGAAGGTGCCGCCGGGCTTTTCCGGCTGATAATCCGGCCTGCGGATGGCGGAGAAGGAAAGCGAAGTCTCATCTTCGACGAAGCGAAGCACGCCAGGGGCTTCGTCGACGAATACCTCGGCCAGCTCCATGTCCATTCCGCCCAGCGAAAGGCTGTGCAGATAGGTCAGCGCCTGCTCACGGGAATCGCTCGAGCCGATCTCGCCCATATGATGATTGTTGGGAATCCAGACGCCGCCGCCCGAAACGGCACTTGTCCCTCCCAGTTTGGCGCTGCGCTCCAGCACGAGCACCTTTGCGCCATGATGTTGCGCGCTGAGCGCAGCGCAAACGCCTGCGGCGCCCGCGCCCACCACAACCACGTCCACGATCTCGTCCCAACTCTGCATCTGCCCTCGCCGTTATGTTTATCCAAGCAGTTTGATCTGTGGTCACGCTTTTGGTGAGAATGAGACGCGACAGGATTTGGGAGTGATGAGTGTTCCGAGCTGGACGATGTAGTCCGGCCTGGGCTCGACGAGTTGGATGTCGGGGAGGCGGTCGAGGAGCCGCCTGAAGGCAGTCTTGATCTCGAGGCGGGCGAGCGGCGCGCCGAGGCAGACATGGCGTCCGAAGCCGAAGCCGAGATGGGTGTTGAAGGGGCGATCGGGATTGAACGCCTCCGGCTTGTCGAATATCTCGGGATCGCGGTTGGCGGAGCCGTAGCAGAGCCGGACGGTCTGGTCGGCGGCGATGGTGACGTCGCCGAAGTCGACCGGCTCGACGGTGGTGCGATGGAAGGCCTGGAAGGGCGAGGAGAGGCGCACGGCCTCCTCGATCGCCGCGGTCATGACCTTGTCGTCAGCCAGCATGCGCGCCCTGAGATCGGCCGAGGGCAGCGCATGGAGCAGCAGGGTCCCCAGGGCCGAGGTGGTCGTCTCGTGACCGGCGACGAAGAAGCCGGTCATGAAGGTCGCGATGTCGCCGTCGCTCATCGGCCGCCCCTCGATCTCGACATGCGCGATCCGGGTCAGATAGTCGTCAAGCGGCTGCGCCCGCCGCGCATTGATCTCGTCGATGACGGTCGCGCCGATCTGCTGCATGACCGCGCCCTGATCGGCGCCCGAGGTTGTGGTGAAGCGATCGGCCAGCTCGTGGATGCGCTCGACCGACACGCCGGTCATGCCGATCGTCTCGCACAGGCCCAGCACGGGCAGCGGCCTGGCGAACTCCTTGACCAGATCGCATTCGCCCTTGGCAGCGAAACGATCGATCACGCTGTCGGCAATCGCCTCCAGCCGGGGCGCCACCGCCTTGAGCCGGGCCGGGGTTATCGCCTCCATGTACAGGCTGCGCCAGAAGCCATGCTCGGGCGGGTCCATCTCGATGGCCGGAAGCCGGCCCGTGTCGAGATGCGCCGGCAACCGCACACCCTTGAGCGCCGAAGAGAAATGCCGGAAGTCCAGCGCCGCGTCGCGGACATCCTTGTAGCGCGTCAGCCAGTGGAAACCGCCCTGCGCGTTGCTATGCCGAATCGGGCAGCCCCGAAGCTGGCCGTACAGATCGTAGATGCCCTGCAGGTCCTGCATGGCCAGCGGATCCTCGCCTCGGCTTTCCGGCGTCGCCATCGCGTCGTCATCTGGTCGCTGCGCCATCTGATCCTCATCCTCTGCTGATCCGGCGCAGCGCCTCGCGGCCCGCTGCCGTCCTTGTCCTTCGAAACAACCAGCGATCTGCCATCCCCACATATCGTTGTCAAGACAACGATATGTGGGGATGGCAGTGCAGATATCTGAAAAGATTACCGCTTATCCGACGAAGACTGTCGGCGTATTCAATCCTCGGGCGCTATCACGACACGCAGCATGTCCATCTCCGCCGTGAGGTTCAATTGGCATGAAAGGCGCGATCGGGCGGTCCTGTGATCCGAACTGTCCAGAAGATCGCTCTCGTCTTCGCTGACGGGCGGAAGCAGAGACGCGGATTCCTCGTCCACATAGACATGACACGTCGCGCATGAGCAGCAGCCGCCGCAGAGTGCGAGAAGTTCGTCGATGCCGGCGTCCCGGATGATCTCCATTACGGACAGGCCG
The sequence above is drawn from the Rhizorhabdus dicambivorans genome and encodes:
- a CDS encoding TetR/AcrR family transcriptional regulator, producing the protein MILAIATSSFLAKGYFATTMSSIATEIGGSKATLWTYFSSKGDLFSAVIDSLNIEYRAHIATLLERLDDPERTLHKFCISFLEII
- a CDS encoding CoxG family protein, which codes for MPSVEHERIVAAPFSEVWPFVRDMDNWAPLVTGYQRHEKLSDTESIWHLKGELGGLTRVAEFKALVTEWDESGRVSFTLEGVNEPVVGNGNFIARELTSEHPALPPQPEALGLSRLLAWMPRYILGLLTGTRSSSPAAPQSGAAGETQLAFRLTVQATGMAGGVLNLLIAPMLKPVAEDLANAIADSIVPSASA
- a CDS encoding FAD-dependent oxidoreductase, which translates into the protein MQSWDEIVDVVVVGAGAAGVCAALSAQHHGAKVLVLERSAKLGGTSAVSGGGVWIPNNHHMGEIGSSDSREQALTYLHSLSLGGMDMELAEVFVDEAPGVLRFVEDETSLSFSAIRRPDYQPEKPGGTFGRSVTAELFPTAGLGDLRPHLRQAPCIPIPVCWEDIERGLDMLDPVVIGDRMAKGLVGLGMALMAGLIKGALDKGVVFRRNARARRLMIENDAVVGLEYESEGQTHRIGARRGVILASGGFEWSEGLVKDHVAGPIEAPLSPPFNEGDGLIMAMEVHAAIANTNEAVWMPSICIPGEEYEGRQLYRLTGSERSNPRSIMVNRAGQRFVNEAHNYNDVGRVMHNFDAMTFDYPNLPAWIIVDQSYMDSYPFATRFPGDPIPSWIETADSLRELAGKIGVDPDGLEAAVERYNAHVEQRCDPDFGRGSSRYDLAYGDQSREGALQTLGPIERGPFHACRVYSGVLSTKGGPKINAKSEVMNVRGGAIDGLYAAGNVSGGFTGMAYPGAGGNLGPGLVFGHIAGRNAAAVGNRF
- a CDS encoding cytochrome P450 yields the protein MAQRPDDDAMATPESRGEDPLAMQDLQGIYDLYGQLRGCPIRHSNAQGGFHWLTRYKDVRDAALDFRHFSSALKGVRLPAHLDTGRLPAIEMDPPEHGFWRSLYMEAITPARLKAVAPRLEAIADSVIDRFAAKGECDLVKEFARPLPVLGLCETIGMTGVSVERIHELADRFTTTSGADQGAVMQQIGATVIDEINARRAQPLDDYLTRIAHVEIEGRPMSDGDIATFMTGFFVAGHETTTSALGTLLLHALPSADLRARMLADDKVMTAAIEEAVRLSSPFQAFHRTTVEPVDFGDVTIAADQTVRLCYGSANRDPEIFDKPEAFNPDRPFNTHLGFGFGRHVCLGAPLARLEIKTAFRRLLDRLPDIQLVEPRPDYIVQLGTLITPKSCRVSFSPKA
- a CDS encoding 2Fe-2S iron-sulfur cluster-binding protein, with protein sequence MPKIQIVTRDGTEHEISADPGLSVMEIIRDAGIDELLALCGGCCSCATCHVYVDEESASLLPPVSEDESDLLDSSDHRTARSRLSCQLNLTAEMDMLRVVIAPED